A stretch of DNA from Yoonia sp. BS5-3:
CCAGCAGGCAACCTGGTGATCATGCGCAAGTCACCCGAATTCGGACAAACCTGTCTATGGTTTTCCAGCAATTCAACCTTTGGGCACATATGACCATCCTGCAAAATGTGATGGAGGCGCCGGTCACCGTGTTGAAACGCGACCGGGACGAGGTTGAAGCAACTGCACGGACATATCTGGCCAAGGTCGGCATTGGCGATAAATGCGATATGTACCCCGCACAACTTTCAGGCGGTCAGCAGCAACGGGCCGCCATTGCGCGCGCGCTTTGCATGGAACCCAAGGCGCTGTTATTTGACGAACCGACCAGCGCGCTCGACCCCGAATTGGAACAAGAGGTGGTCAAAGTGATCAAAGACCTCGCGACCGAGGGGCGCACAATGATCATCGTGACCCATGATATGCGACTGGCAGCTGATGTCAGCGATCATGTTGTCTTTCTGCACCAAGGAAAAATCGCCGAGCAAGGCCCCCCGGCCGAACTGTTCGGCAAC
This window harbors:
- a CDS encoding amino acid ABC transporter ATP-binding protein; translation: MSATQPVIEIRNLHKAYGDLEVIKGVDITAPAGHVISMIGSSGSGKSTILRCANLLEDSQEGDVLFCGEAVTWKGHGASRQPGDHAQVTRIRTNLSMVFQQFNLWAHMTILQNVMEAPVTVLKRDRDEVEATARTYLAKVGIGDKCDMYPAQLSGGQQQRAAIARALCMEPKALLFDEPTSALDPELEQEVVKVIKDLATEGRTMIIVTHDMRLAADVSDHVVFLHQGKIAEQGPPAELFGNPKTERLRGFLSATQS